TTATTCGCTGGCGAACTGGTACGACCAGAACGGCAAGCCGCGGAACTTCGCCTGCCGGACCAGCCGAGTCTCGCCGTTCCGGATGATCGTCGACGTGCCGGTCGTCGGCCGCGTCGGCGATGCGATCTCGTCGTATTTCAGCGATTTCGGCAAGCTCGACGGCCATATCAGCGACACCGTTCCGGGCGGGTTCCTGCTCGAACTCGCGGTCACCCGGGCGATGCGCGAGCGGCTCTCGAACCAATTGAACTGGCTGGAGAAGAAGCTGAACGACCCGGCGATCGTCGATGCGAGGGAGCAGGCCCGGATCGTCCCCGCCTGCCCGCATTCCAGCCTGATCATGGCCGACGGCAGCGTGCACACCTGCTTCGTCATCGACATGTCGATTTCGGGCGTCGCGGTGTCCGCCGACGTTCAGCCCGAGATCGGCACACCGCTGGCGGTCGGCGGCTGCGTCGGCCGCGTCGTCCGCCACCGCAGCGATGGATTTGCGGTGAAGTTCAGCGAACTGCAGAACCGCAGCGAATTGGAATGGCGGATCGCCCGGCCGCCGGCACGGAATTCCGTGGCCGAAGCCCGCGTCGAACGTCTCGCGTCGGAACAGGCGTCGGCAAACTGGACCGATGCCAAGCCCCGGAACGACGACGGCAACCAGACCTTCGTCCTGGACGCTTGACGTCGGTCAGCCCGTCGCCGCAGTGACCGCCTTCGCCAGCACATTGGCGTCCGCATAGGGCATCGGCAGATAGCGCGCGTCCATTTCCTTGGCGAAGGCTTCGGCCTGCGGCCCCGGCCGCGGCGACATGTCGATCACCACCGCATTGATGCCGGCGACGCGGAATTGCCGCGCCGAGGCCTTGGCGTCTTCCTCGGCCTGCGGCCGGCCCGGCGCGCCGTCGCGGGCGATGTTGGCGCGGCCGTCGGTGAGCACGATCACGGTCGGGGTCTGGCCCTTGCGCTTGATCGAGTCGGCCAGCATGAAGGCGGCGTCGAGCCCGGCCGCGAGCGGCGTGCCGCCGCCGCCGGGCAGGCCGGCGAGGCTGCGCTTGGCGCGCGCCAGCGACCGCGTCGGCGGCAGCAGGATCTCGGCGATGCTCCCGCGGAACGCGATCATCGCCACCTGATCGCGGCGCACGTAGCAATCCGCAAGTAACAACTCGACCGCGCCCTTGGCTTCGGCGAGCCGATGTAGCGCCGCGGAGCCGGAAGCATCGACCACGAAGATGGTGATGGTCTCGGTGCGCTGCTTGAAGCGCGCGATCCGGAAATCGTCCTTCTCGACCAGAATGCGCGGCGCGCTACCGGAGCGGCCCGCGGCCTGGCGCCGGCGCAGCGGCTGCCAGGGTGCGGCGGCGCGCAGCGTCTCGATGACGTTGAGCTTGGAGCCGTCGCGCAATTCGCCGCGCACGCTGCCCGTGGGACGCCCGCGCTTCTTCGACTTCTGCAACTGGCCGGCCTTGCCCGCCGAACGTGCGCGGGCGCGGCCGGCGGAGGCGCGCAGCGCTTCGAGCACGCCGGGCGGCATCGCGGCCTTCACCGCGGCGAGGATCACCTCGTCGAGCGCCTTGTCGATGTCCGGCGTCTGCTGTTCCTGATCGTTATTCTCTTCCGAATTGTCCTCCGGCGGCGGCTCCGGCGGCGGCGGCTCGGCCTGGTCGGGCTGATCGGCTTGCGGAAACACGGTGGCGCGCGGCGCCAGCACCAGACGCGCGGCGAGCGTGAGGTCGTCCTGCTCGATGACGACACGATCGAACAGCGCCGCACTCGCCCGCGCCGCGCGGATCGCCAGCAGCGGCGCGCGCAGCGAGATGATGCCGAGCGCGGCGGCCGCCGTGCAGATCGCCTCGATCTGCGCGCTCTCGACCTTGATCGCGGACAGGCGCGCACGCGCCGCCATGATGTCGTCGAGCTGGACCGGGAAATCCTCGGTGTCGCGCCAGGCGAACTGATCGAGATCGAGATGGAAGCCGAGCCGGTCGCGCAGGCCGGCCGGCGCGAACTCGTCCTCGAGGCCTTCGTCGAGCGCCACCACGCCGAACCGCGCCGGCATCCGCAGCGACAGGCCGTCGCGCTCGACCGCGGTCTCCTGCGCGTCCATCGCGGCGGTCAGATACACGTTGGTCGAGGACTGCATCCGCTCGGCCATCGCCACCACCAGCACGCCGCCATCGGCCTCCGCCAGCAATCCGCGCTCGGCGACCGGGCGGCCGGCGAGCAGCGTCGCGGACAGATCGAGGCCGCCGAGCAGGCGGCCATCGGCGATGTGCAGCGGCAAGTTCCGATAGGGCTGCTCAGGGGGCAGCGCGGCGCGCAGCGTCGCCAGCCAGCGGTCGCGCACCGGACCGGCGCGCGAGCGCAGCAGCACGCCGCCGGTGCCGACCGGATCCACCGCGAACAACTGCGCCGCGGTCACCGCATCGGACCATGCTGGCGAGATGCTCATCCGAAGATTTCAGCGAGCGCCCGATCGACACGAACGCTCGATCCGGCGTCGTCCAGAGGATTGCGGCGCAGCCGATGCCGCAGCGCCGACGGCGCGATCCGCTTCAGATGATCGTCGGTGACGATCTTGTCGTGTTCCAAGGCCGCGAGCGCACGGGCCGCGCGCATCAAGGTGAGTTCGCCGCGCAGGCCGTCGGTGCCGAGCGCCATGCACAATTTGGCGGCGCGCTCCAGCGCGGCGTCGGGCACGCTGACATCGGGCAGCCGATCCTTGGCCTGGGTGATCTTGCGGCGCAGCTTGGCTTCTTCCTTCGACCAATGCTCGAGGAAGGCCGCAGAATCGTTTTCGAACGCATCGCGGCGGCGGACCACCTCGATCCGCTCCGGCAGCGTGTCGGGCGTCTTGACCTCGACCGACATGCCGAACCGGTCGAGCAATTGCGGACGCAGCTCGCCCTCTTCCG
The DNA window shown above is from Rhodopseudomonas palustris HaA2 and carries:
- a CDS encoding PilZ domain-containing protein, which gives rise to MSVRAFLKQRAVNIAVGGNYSLANWYDQNGKPRNFACRTSRVSPFRMIVDVPVVGRVGDAISSYFSDFGKLDGHISDTVPGGFLLELAVTRAMRERLSNQLNWLEKKLNDPAIVDAREQARIVPACPHSSLIMADGSVHTCFVIDMSISGVAVSADVQPEIGTPLAVGGCVGRVVRHRSDGFAVKFSELQNRSELEWRIARPPARNSVAEARVERLASEQASANWTDAKPRNDDGNQTFVLDA
- a CDS encoding magnesium chelatase subunit D; this translates as MSISPAWSDAVTAAQLFAVDPVGTGGVLLRSRAGPVRDRWLATLRAALPPEQPYRNLPLHIADGRLLGGLDLSATLLAGRPVAERGLLAEADGGVLVVAMAERMQSSTNVYLTAAMDAQETAVERDGLSLRMPARFGVVALDEGLEDEFAPAGLRDRLGFHLDLDQFAWRDTEDFPVQLDDIMAARARLSAIKVESAQIEAICTAAAALGIISLRAPLLAIRAARASAALFDRVVIEQDDLTLAARLVLAPRATVFPQADQPDQAEPPPPEPPPEDNSEENNDQEQQTPDIDKALDEVILAAVKAAMPPGVLEALRASAGRARARSAGKAGQLQKSKKRGRPTGSVRGELRDGSKLNVIETLRAAAPWQPLRRRQAAGRSGSAPRILVEKDDFRIARFKQRTETITIFVVDASGSAALHRLAEAKGAVELLLADCYVRRDQVAMIAFRGSIAEILLPPTRSLARAKRSLAGLPGGGGTPLAAGLDAAFMLADSIKRKGQTPTVIVLTDGRANIARDGAPGRPQAEEDAKASARQFRVAGINAVVIDMSPRPGPQAEAFAKEMDARYLPMPYADANVLAKAVTAATG